One genomic segment of Cyanobium sp. WAJ14-Wanaka includes these proteins:
- a CDS encoding type II toxin-antitoxin system HicB family antitoxin, with translation MNFTLECEQEVDGRWIAEVPELPGVLSYGISAADAMSKAEILALRVIAERLENSESEPVSINLSLPVSA, from the coding sequence ATGAATTTCACATTGGAGTGCGAGCAAGAGGTTGACGGCCGCTGGATTGCAGAGGTTCCTGAGCTGCCTGGCGTCCTCTCCTATGGCATCTCTGCCGCAGATGCAATGTCGAAGGCCGAAATCTTGGCACTTCGCGTTATTGCCGAAAGGCTAGAAAATAGCGAGTCTGAGCCTGTGAGTATCAATCTTTCTCTCCCCGTTAGTGCATGA
- a CDS encoding type II toxin-antitoxin system RelE/ParE family toxin, whose protein sequence is MKCARFVAPARRELLAEVAYCNNKELGLGSRFLVAVEDATARALAYPLTGTPASESTRRMFLKDFPFAIVYRPDEDDIVVFALAHHARRPE, encoded by the coding sequence GTGAAATGCGCACGCTTTGTTGCTCCTGCTAGACGTGAGCTTCTTGCAGAAGTTGCCTACTGCAACAACAAGGAGTTGGGGCTTGGCAGTCGTTTTCTTGTTGCCGTTGAAGATGCCACTGCTCGCGCCCTCGCTTACCCTCTTACTGGGACGCCAGCGTCAGAAAGCACTCGGCGAATGTTCCTCAAGGACTTTCCTTTTGCGATTGTATATCGACCGGATGAAGATGACATAGTTGTATTTGCACTTGCTCATCACGCACGCCGCCCAGAGTAA
- a CDS encoding class II aldolase/adducin family protein: MPADAQPELRQQLVAVARRMNSSGINQGTSGNLSARIPGGLLITPTSLPYEQMEPEDLVAIDFGGNPMDNPTGHPKGHHSSPRRPSSEWQLHAEILRSRPEIEAVLHCHSIHATALACHGRPIPSFHYMVAMAGTATIPCAPYSTFGTKALSLDAVRALEGKLACLLAQHGQVALGRNLDQALRLAIEVETLAHMYLQALTLGEPPLLDAAEMERVIALMGSMHYGQAADRPGQS, translated from the coding sequence TTGCCTGCTGACGCTCAGCCTGAATTACGCCAGCAGCTGGTGGCGGTGGCCCGGCGGATGAACTCAAGTGGCATCAACCAGGGCACTTCCGGCAACCTTTCGGCCCGCATTCCCGGTGGTCTGCTGATCACCCCCACCTCCCTGCCCTACGAGCAGATGGAACCCGAGGATCTGGTGGCGATCGACTTTGGGGGCAACCCCATGGACAATCCCACGGGCCACCCCAAGGGCCACCACAGCAGTCCGCGCCGGCCCTCCTCGGAATGGCAACTCCATGCCGAGATCCTGCGCAGTCGCCCGGAAATCGAGGCGGTACTCCACTGCCACTCGATCCACGCCACGGCCCTGGCTTGCCATGGACGGCCGATTCCGAGCTTTCACTACATGGTGGCGATGGCGGGCACGGCGACGATCCCCTGTGCGCCCTATTCCACCTTTGGCACCAAGGCCCTCTCCCTTGATGCGGTTAGGGCTTTGGAGGGCAAATTGGCCTGCCTGCTGGCCCAGCATGGCCAGGTAGCTCTGGGCCGCAACCTGGACCAGGCCCTGCGCCTGGCGATTGAGGTGGAAACCCTTGCCCACATGTATCTCCAGGCTTTGACCCTGGGGGAACCGCCGCTGCTGGACGCTGCAGAGATGGAGAGGGTTATTGCCCTGATGGGCTCGATGCACTACGGGCAAGCAGCAGACCGCCCAGGGCAAAGCTGA
- a CDS encoding DUF4160 domain-containing protein → MSPTVFRDGEYRFFFFSREESRVHIHVSHPDGEAKFWLKPTIELARNIGLSSSKIKDAERLIESRQQEITDAWNNHFRS, encoded by the coding sequence TTGTCACCAACCGTCTTCCGGGATGGCGAATATCGGTTTTTCTTCTTCTCGCGCGAGGAAAGCCGAGTTCACATCCATGTGAGCCATCCAGATGGCGAGGCGAAGTTCTGGCTGAAGCCGACCATTGAACTCGCCCGCAACATTGGGCTAAGCTCTTCAAAGATTAAAGACGCAGAACGCCTCATCGAGTCCCGTCAACAGGAGATCACCGATGCCTGGAACAACCACTTTAGGAGCTGA
- a CDS encoding sodium:solute symporter: MNADLLELGLSGVVLGALVLLGRSLGEASGMQRIGLPSALLSGLIGLLIGPYGPVHWLPAGLTERWIPFPEVLMTLVFSTMLLGKPLPSAGSLWRPATAQLLLGLTLGFGQYLMGGLVVLGLLIPWLGVHPLMACLIEVGFEGGHGSAAVMGPIYAQWGFLGGRDLGLAMATVGLVSSVVVGSLLVILARSRGWLAESESAPEPTPLAPKTPAIAEQTWFRGLERLATNLGCCGLAVLLALALQRLLLVITPNISGGLTEVVRIMPLFPLALLGSLLVQGLLERSGQSGLATPRPQAQTASLATDLLITGAMAGLNLPLLLHDWLPLAVLAGVGLAWNLLGLLLLAPRILPSPWFERGITEFGQATGVAASGLLLLGLADPEGDSNTLAPFSFKQLAMQPILAGGVITVVAPLAVESIGLPTWTGLCLAITLSFALGGLLLARSASSPSGQ; encoded by the coding sequence ATGAACGCCGACTTGCTGGAATTAGGGCTTAGTGGGGTCGTGCTGGGGGCTCTGGTCCTGTTGGGGCGCAGCCTGGGCGAAGCCAGTGGCATGCAGAGAATCGGCCTGCCCTCTGCCCTGCTATCTGGATTAATTGGCCTCCTAATTGGGCCCTATGGCCCGGTGCATTGGCTGCCCGCTGGCCTAACTGAGCGCTGGATCCCCTTCCCGGAGGTGCTGATGACCCTGGTGTTTTCCACCATGCTTTTGGGCAAACCCCTGCCCAGCGCCGGCTCCCTCTGGCGACCTGCCACGGCCCAGTTGCTGTTGGGCCTCACCCTGGGCTTCGGCCAATACCTGATGGGGGGATTGGTGGTTTTGGGATTACTGATCCCCTGGCTCGGTGTCCATCCCCTGATGGCTTGCCTAATTGAGGTGGGCTTCGAGGGGGGCCATGGTTCGGCGGCAGTGATGGGGCCGATCTATGCCCAGTGGGGCTTTCTGGGCGGCCGCGACCTGGGCCTGGCGATGGCCACCGTGGGCCTGGTGAGCTCAGTGGTGGTGGGTTCACTGCTGGTGATCCTGGCCCGATCCCGGGGCTGGCTGGCGGAGTCCGAGTCAGCACCTGAACCAACCCCACTGGCCCCTAAAACCCCTGCTATAGCTGAGCAAACCTGGTTCCGGGGCCTGGAGCGACTGGCCACCAACCTGGGCTGTTGCGGCCTGGCGGTGCTGCTGGCCCTCGCCTTGCAAAGGCTGCTGCTGGTGATCACACCCAACATCAGTGGCGGCCTGACTGAGGTGGTGCGAATCATGCCCCTCTTCCCCCTGGCTTTGCTGGGTTCCTTACTGGTGCAAGGGCTGCTGGAGCGGAGCGGGCAAAGCGGCTTGGCCACGCCACGGCCCCAGGCCCAAACGGCCTCCCTCGCCACCGATCTTTTGATCACCGGAGCCATGGCCGGCCTCAACCTGCCCCTCCTGCTCCACGACTGGCTGCCCCTGGCCGTGCTTGCCGGGGTGGGGCTGGCCTGGAATTTGCTGGGCCTGCTGCTGCTAGCCCCGAGGATTTTGCCCAGCCCCTGGTTTGAGCGGGGCATAACCGAATTTGGCCAGGCCACCGGTGTGGCCGCCAGTGGCCTGCTGTTGCTTGGCCTGGCGGATCCCGAGGGCGACAGCAACACCCTGGCCCCCTTTTCCTTCAAGCAACTGGCGATGCAACCAATCCTGGCCGGCGGGGTGATCACGGTGGTCGCACCCCTGGCAGTGGAATCGATTGGCCTACCCACCTGGACCGGGCTATGCCTGGCGATCACCCTCAGCTTTGCCCTGGGCGGTCTGCTGCTTGCCCGTAGTGCATCGAGCCCATCAGGGCAATAA
- a CDS encoding type II toxin-antitoxin system HicA family toxin, with protein MSAWPSVKARRVLAALQSIGWRVKRQSGSHKTLARDGCTDFIFAFHDGEEIGPRMLS; from the coding sequence ATGAGTGCATGGCCATCTGTCAAGGCGAGAAGGGTGTTGGCTGCGCTCCAGTCCATTGGGTGGCGAGTCAAGCGTCAGTCAGGATCTCACAAGACACTTGCTCGAGACGGATGTACTGACTTCATCTTTGCCTTCCATGATGGTGAGGAAATAGGTCCGAGGATGTTGTCCTGA
- a CDS encoding tyrosine-type recombinase/integrase, producing MQKAIRCAVIAAKISKPATSHSFRHSFATHLLERGHDIRTTMIYTHVLNRANTALAAPQTLCNFMNTSYADPPK from the coding sequence GTGCAAAAAGCAATTCGGTGCGCCGTCATTGCGGCAAAGATCAGCAAGCCCGCCACCTCCCACAGCTTCCGCCATTCCTTTGCCACCCATCTCCTGGAACGGGGGCATGACATCCGAACCACAATGATTTATACCCACGTGCTCAATCGAGCCAATACGGCATTAGCAGCCCCGCAGACACTCTGTAACTTCATGAACACATCTTATGCGGATCCGCCCAAATAG
- a CDS encoding DUF2442 domain-containing protein, translated as MPGTTTLGAEVTNISGHCVWMLIDDEELALPYSEFPWFKAATIQQILNVLRPTADHLYWPDLDVDLSVESIRHPERFALRAKSTFQPCHSPDPPPETH; from the coding sequence ATGCCTGGAACAACCACTTTAGGAGCTGAGGTAACGAATATATCTGGCCACTGCGTCTGGATGCTTATTGACGATGAAGAGCTAGCGCTTCCATATTCCGAGTTTCCGTGGTTCAAGGCGGCCACGATTCAGCAGATCCTTAACGTCTTGCGCCCGACGGCAGACCATCTCTATTGGCCAGATTTAGATGTTGATTTATCTGTTGAGTCTATCCGCCATCCTGAGAGATTTGCGCTGAGGGCGAAGAGCACTTTCCAACCATGCCATTCACCTGATCCGCCGCCGGAAACTCACTGA
- a CDS encoding prolyl oligopeptidase family serine peptidase, producing the protein MSRTTDRGLPAASVVGRIPSLKEPLLDGGRLFWLEQRPHEQGRSTLMVRPTGSGPTGSKSGLGDGAIELSPNSWNLRSRVHEYGGGVFAVKGQDLVVIHDGDRCPHHLQLDPVSGAPQGDFRRLVAPADRAFADGLIDPGRRRWLGVMEAGGIDQLVAIPLAGGEPQLLHQPADFCGYPALSPDGRHLAWVTWQQPAMPWQRSQLWLAELNGDGQLGEAQAIAGAGPDGPEAISVFQPLWITPAGAPPELVFSSDVSGWWNLQRFRPGSPQGEALLTMEAEFGMPQWVYGMRTTAWDGSQLIAATCHQGEWQLGRLDLAPERVGTPAAWQPIEQPFNDLAALSAEGGRLVCVASNPSSPSGLLELEISSGQWQHRPVAPNPLPAGAISPPEALWFAGFDDQPTHAWYYPPTAGASANAPLLVKSHSGPTAMARTGLNLAIQFWTSRGWGVVDVNYGGSTGFGRAYRQRLDGQWGVVDVADCAAAARALVAAAKADPQRIAIEGGSAGGFTTLAALCFSDVFRAGACRYGVADLGALAADSHRFEAHYLDSLVGPWPAAKDTYLARSPLQHADQMSCPVIFFQGLDDRVVPAEQTEQMAAALKAKGIAVEVHLFAGEGHGFKQSSTQIKVLEATEAFFAKHFAPPAGANAP; encoded by the coding sequence TTGAGCAGGACCACCGACCGGGGCCTCCCCGCCGCATCAGTTGTGGGGCGGATCCCCAGCCTGAAGGAGCCCCTACTCGATGGCGGCCGCCTTTTTTGGCTGGAGCAAAGGCCCCACGAGCAGGGCCGCAGCACCCTGATGGTCAGGCCCACTGGCAGTGGGCCCACTGGCAGTAAATCCGGCTTGGGAGATGGGGCGATCGAACTAAGCCCAAACAGCTGGAACCTGCGCAGCCGGGTACACGAGTACGGAGGCGGGGTCTTTGCCGTCAAAGGCCAGGATCTGGTGGTTATCCACGACGGTGATCGCTGCCCCCACCACCTGCAGCTGGATCCCGTTAGCGGCGCCCCCCAGGGGGACTTCCGGCGCCTGGTGGCACCGGCTGATCGCGCCTTCGCCGATGGCCTAATCGATCCAGGCCGCCGGCGTTGGCTTGGGGTGATGGAGGCGGGCGGGATTGACCAACTGGTGGCCATCCCCCTTGCTGGCGGCGAACCGCAACTGCTGCATCAGCCGGCTGATTTTTGCGGCTACCCCGCCTTGAGCCCCGATGGCAGGCACCTGGCCTGGGTTACCTGGCAGCAGCCAGCCATGCCCTGGCAGCGCAGCCAACTGTGGCTAGCGGAGCTAAATGGGGACGGCCAATTGGGCGAGGCCCAGGCGATCGCCGGAGCCGGCCCCGATGGGCCCGAGGCCATATCGGTGTTTCAGCCGCTCTGGATTACCCCCGCTGGTGCCCCCCCCGAACTGGTTTTTTCCAGCGATGTCAGCGGCTGGTGGAATCTGCAGCGCTTCCGGCCCGGCAGCCCCCAAGGCGAAGCCCTGCTGACGATGGAGGCGGAATTTGGCATGCCCCAATGGGTCTATGGCATGCGGACCACCGCCTGGGATGGCAGCCAGCTGATTGCCGCCACCTGCCACCAGGGCGAGTGGCAGCTCGGCCGGCTGGATTTGGCCCCAGAACGGGTAGGCACGCCGGCGGCCTGGCAGCCGATCGAGCAGCCCTTCAACGACCTGGCCGCCCTAAGCGCTGAGGGAGGCCGTCTGGTCTGTGTGGCCAGCAATCCCAGCAGCCCCTCCGGACTGCTGGAGCTGGAAATCAGCAGTGGGCAGTGGCAGCACCGGCCCGTCGCCCCCAATCCTTTGCCAGCAGGGGCAATCAGCCCACCAGAGGCACTGTGGTTTGCCGGTTTCGACGACCAACCCACCCATGCCTGGTACTACCCACCAACCGCTGGGGCCTCGGCGAATGCACCGCTGCTGGTCAAAAGCCACAGCGGCCCCACCGCCATGGCCCGCACCGGCCTGAACCTGGCGATTCAGTTTTGGACCAGCAGGGGTTGGGGGGTGGTGGATGTGAACTACGGCGGCTCGACGGGTTTTGGCAGGGCCTATCGCCAACGCCTCGATGGCCAATGGGGGGTGGTGGATGTGGCCGATTGCGCCGCCGCGGCCCGGGCCCTGGTGGCGGCGGCCAAAGCCGATCCCCAGCGCATCGCCATTGAGGGGGGTAGCGCCGGGGGCTTCACCACCCTGGCTGCCCTCTGTTTCAGCGATGTCTTCCGAGCCGGTGCCTGCCGCTACGGCGTTGCAGACCTGGGCGCCCTTGCCGCGGACAGCCATCGCTTTGAGGCCCACTACCTCGATTCCCTGGTGGGCCCTTGGCCTGCAGCAAAGGACACCTACCTGGCCCGCTCGCCGTTGCAGCATGCGGACCAAATGAGCTGTCCGGTGATCTTTTTTCAAGGCCTCGACGACCGGGTGGTGCCAGCCGAGCAAACCGAGCAGATGGCGGCAGCCCTCAAGGCCAAGGGGATTGCCGTGGAGGTGCACCTGTTTGCGGGAGAGGGCCATGGCTTCAAGCAGAGCAGCACCCAAATCAAGGTGCTGGAAGCCACCGAAGCCTTTTTCGCCAAACATTTCGCCCCACCTGCCGGGGCCAATGCCCCCTAA
- a CDS encoding addiction module protein — MSAFLKSIEEQARALSPEDRARLAESMLESLHTSIAEIEALWAEDIEERVSAFDRGEITSYLAEEVFAEARRTLQ, encoded by the coding sequence ATGTCAGCCTTTCTTAAGAGCATTGAGGAGCAGGCACGCGCCCTTAGCCCAGAGGATAGGGCAAGGCTAGCCGAGAGCATGCTGGAGTCACTCCACACATCAATCGCTGAAATCGAGGCTCTTTGGGCTGAAGATATTGAAGAGCGTGTCAGTGCGTTTGACCGGGGCGAAATTACTTCATACTTGGCCGAAGAAGTATTTGCTGAAGCTCGTCGAACTCTGCAGTGA